The following proteins are encoded in a genomic region of Diadema setosum chromosome 18, eeDiaSeto1, whole genome shotgun sequence:
- the LOC140241826 gene encoding uncharacterized protein produces MEPSNPINLEPEWKIQGPYDIHVCLKCCFQEDSAQDISGMSSLGQSTVILAPSSPESESCLLHVSCKPGGEVVSAAIISSARHVEIHSNTDGYLKTVRGEKIMLEEELEYAIYMKEFTLGRPQHIFKLKFVSLSDKGRLHLHHFQATLRKINRSRDNAGVSSGGRGNIDMDHVRELLASQQPISERAESLMNTVEQYQKNQGTVLQNLQEATIHSMTSQKSGASDVGMIGQMASLLSTVSRTPSSGQVPPSPDAMLKLMSSLNQGGDAGSNEDMYNTLKSICRDVTNLRLPRRESESDQINRNSQSVDHRERFSEDERRRETSSLEDSSFEERLQPMIAALEERISKRLEDRLEAMQTHMDLRLNKLETLLSELSLQKIAEAKVKEKGDRASCNDEKESSLQKYL; encoded by the exons ATGGAGCCATCGAATCCGATTAACTTAGAACCCGAGTGGAAAATTCAAGGACCTTATGACATTCATGTATGCCTGAAATGTTGCTTTCAAGAAGACAG TGCACAAGATATAAGTGGCATGAGCAGCTTGGGTCAGTCTACAGTAATTCTGGCACCCTCCTCTCCAGAGTCTGAGTCTTGTCTACTGCATGTATCATGCAAACCTGGTGGAGAGGTTGTCTCGGCTGCAATCATCAGTAGTGCTCGTCATGTGGAGATTCATAGCAATACAGATGGCTACTTGAAGACAGTGAGGGGAGAAAAGATAATGCTGGAAGAAGAACTGGAATATGCAATCTACATGAAAGAGTTCACACTTGGAAGGCCACAACACATTTTTAAATTGAAG TTTGTGTCTCTTAGTGACAAAGGTCGCCTCCATTTGCATCACTTTCAAGCAACACTAAGAAAGATCAACAGAAGTAGGGATAATGCAGGTGTCTCATCAGGTGGTCGTGGTAATATTGACATGGATCATGTGCGAGAGCTGCTCGCTTCACAACAGCCCATATCCGAACGAGCAGAGAGTTTGATGAACACTGTTGAACAGTACCAGAAG AACCAGGGGACAGTGTTGCAGAATCTGCAAGAGGCCACTATCCACTCAATGACCAGTCAAAAGTCAGGTGCCAGTGACGTAGGCATGATTGGGCAGATGGCAAGCCTTCTATCAACAGTCTCTCGAACACCTTCATCAGGACAAGTACCACCAAGTCCCGATGCTATGCTGAAA CTGATGTCTTCACTGAACCAAGGTGGGGATGCTGGGAGCAATGAAGACATGTATAACACTCTGAAATCAATCTGCAGAGATGTTACCAACTTGAGGTTGCCAAGGAGGGAAAGTGAAAGTGATCAGATAAACAGGAACAGTCAGTCAGTTGACCACAGGGAGAG ATTCAGTGAAGATGAGCGGAGAAGAGAGACATCGTCGCTTGAAGACTCATCTTTTGAAGAACGACTTCAACCCATGATTGCTGCTTTGGAGGAGCGAATTTCAAAGAGGCTTGAGGATAGACTAGAAGCAATGCAGACCCACATGGACCTTAGGCTGAACAAACTAGAAACTTTGCTTTCTGAACTTTCCTTGCAAAAAATTGCTGAAGCCAAAGTGAAAGAAAAGGGAGACAGGGCCAGCTGCAATGATGAGAAAGAATCAAGTCTACAAAAGTACTTGTGA